The DNA sequence CACAGCACGGAGATGGCCATCAAATGCGCGCCGGGGCTCGACTACTCCGGGTGGGAAGGGTTGGTCAGCATCGCCAGCGTCGATGGCGGGGTGAAGGAGGCGTGCCTCTACACCCCGGGATTGGCCGGTGCGGAGACGCGCGAGGCGGTAATTATTCACCACGGAGAGGTCGATCGGATCACCGATCTCGAGCCGGATGATGTCACAGCCGGCGCCCCAGGCAAGTACCTCATCGACCCGGACGGGGCCGTGGTGCGCGCCGGGCTCGTGCGGCATTATGCCCACCGGGAGGGGCTGTGGATGCTCGATGAGCGCATCGCCTACCTCACCGGCGATCGCATTCCGGCTGGTAGAAGCGGTTTCCAGATCGTGGAGGTCGTTGCGTTGAAAAAGCTCAAAGCCGCGCTGCAGGCACATGATGCGGGAAGCGTGGAAATCCTCGTCCGCGGCGTCAATGTCGACCCGGATGTCTTGCGCAAGAAGCTCAAACTCACGGGCTCGCAGCCGATGGCGGTGGTGTGCACGCGGATCGGTCGGCAGGGAGTGGCTCTGATCTGCCATGCTCGACAGGCGTAGGATGCACCTCTAAACCCCTTGATAGAAAGGTGACACAACCCGATGCCCACCATCGTCGCGCTGGTTAAGCACGTGCCCGATACCTGGTCGCTCAAGACCCTGGAAGGTGACAACACCCTCGACCGTGTCAACGTTGACTCTGTTATTGATGAGATCAATGAATACGCCATGGAGCTGGCGCTGCAGTTGCGCGATGCTCAGGAAGGCTACCGCGTCGTCGCCCTCACTGTCGGCCCGGATGGCGCTGATGAGGCGTTGCGCAAGGCGCTGGCCATGGGGGCCGATGACGCCGTGCATGTCCGCGATGAGGCCATCGCCGGTTCCGATGTCATGGGCACCACGTGGATTATCACCAACGCCCTCAACACCATCGACGATGTGGCGATTATTGTCGCCGGAAATTCCTCCTCCGATGGTGCGATGGGCGCTCTCCCGGGCATTTTGGCGGAATACCGCCAGGTCCCCGCGTTGACCAACGTCCGCTCGGCAACCCTTGATGGTTCGACCGTGACGGCCGTGCGGGAGTCCGCGGAGGGCCACTACGAGCTGTCGGCGCCGCTGCCGGTCATCCTCTCCGTGACAGATAAGGCCGCCAAGCCGCGCTTCCCCAACTTCAAGGGCCTCATGGCAGCGAAGAAGCACGAGATCACCGTGCTCGACCTCGCGGCCATCGGTGTCGCCCCGGAGCAGGTGGGCCTGGCGCATTCCTCCACCGCGGTCACCGCTGCCACGACCCGACCGGCGCGCACTGCGGGCGAGGTTATCCGTGGAGACGACACTGCCGCTCAGATCGCTGAGTATCTCGTCGCCGAGAAGTTCCTCTAATCCTCGACCACTCTAAGGAGCCACATCACCATGTCTACTGTTTATGTCCTGGTCGAGCCGAACTCTCCCGTCACCGCTGAGCTGATCACGGCCGCGCGGGTGCTCGGCGAGGTCACCGCCGTTACCACCGATCAGGCCGCCGCACCGGAGCTCGCTGAGTTGGGCGCCACCACCGTCGTCGTGGCGACCGCGCCCGACGCCGACACCCGGCTTATCCTCCCGCAGGTCGATGCCCTGTCCATGTTGGCCGCCGGCAACCCCGGCCCCATTGTCATCGCCGCTGGTCCGACTGGCAATGAGATCGCCGGTCGTCTCGCCGCCCGCCTCGCCTCCGGCGTGCTTTGCGACGTCGTCGGGATCAACGCCGATCGCACCGCCGCGCAGTCCGTGTTCGGCGATTCCGTGCAGGTCTCTGCGGCCGTTGGCGGTGCGAGCCCCATCTACACCCTGCGTCCCGGCGCGGTCGAGCCCGCCCCGATCCCGGCGGCTGGCACGGTGTCTTTGCTGCAGCTGCCCGCTGCCACCGCCAAGGATGCGGTGGTCACCTCCTTCACCCCGGCGGAGCGGGGCGACCGTCCCGAGCTCGCCCAGGCGAAAATCGTCATTGCTGGTGGCCGCGGCGTGGGATCGGCCGAGGGCTTCACCGACCTCGTGGAGAAGCTGGCCGATGCCCTCGGCGGCGCCGTCGGCGCGACGCGCGATGCCGTCGATTTGGAGTACTACGACGGTGCCTACCAAATCGGCCAGACTGGCGTCACCGTGTCCCCGGATCTCTACATCGGCCTGGGTATCTCGGGCGCGATTCAGCACACCTCGGGCATGCAGACCGCCCGCAAGATCGTGGTCATCAACAACGATGAGGATGCCCCGATTTTCCAGATCGCGGACCTGGGCATCGTCGGCGATGTCAATGAGATCGTTCCCGCCCTCGTCGCGGAGATCGCCGCCCGCCGCTCATGACGCACTTTCTCGACCACGCCGCCACCATGCCAATGCGCCAGGTGGCCATCGATGCCTGGGTCACCCATGCCCAGGCACTGAATCCGGGTAGCCAATATGGTTCGGGTCGGCAGGCGCGCAGCGTGTTGGACACGGCCCGCGAGCGCATCGCCGAGCTGCTCGGGGCCGATCCGATCGAGGTCATCTTCACCGCCTCGGGCACGGAGGCCGACAACCTCGCCGTCACCGGGTTGTACGCGGCGAGCCCGCTGGATCGCATCATCACCACCCCGATTGAGCATCCGGCGGTCTTGGCCACCGTCCGGGCTACGGGTGCCACCGTGGACCTGCTGCCGGTGGATGCCGGCGGACACGTCCATGACCTCTCGCTGTTGGACACCCCGGCCGCCCTGGTCGCCTGCATGTGGGCCAACAACGAAACGGGCGCGATCCAGCCGGTCGCCTCGATCGTCGAGGCGGCGGGGGAGACCCCGGTTCATGTGGATGCCGTCCAGGTCGCCGGGCGCCTGCCCATCGATTTCCACGCTCTCGGTGCCACCACCTTGGCGGCCAGTGCCCACAAGTTCGGCGGTCCACGCGGTGCGGGCCTGCTGCTCACTCGTCGCTCGCCGGCCCCGCTGCCGGTTCTCCACGGCGGCGGACAGGAGCGGGGCATTCGTCCCGGCACCCTCGATGTCGCTTCCGCCGCCGCCATCGCCGCAGCGTTGGAGGAGGCCGTGGGCGAGATGGATGCCGAGATCCTGCGCCTGTCAGGGCTCCGCGATCGCCTGCGCTCCGGGATCTGCGAGCTCGTCCCCGACGTCATCGTTCACACCGCGGAGCCCGCCCTTCCCGGGCACCTGCACCTATCGTTTCCCGGGGCGGAGGGCGATAGTCTCATCATGCTGCTCGACCAGGCGGGGATCGAGGCCTCCACTGGATCGGCCTGCTCCAGCGGCGTCAACCGCGCCAGCGATGTCTTGCTGGCAGCCGGGGTCAGCGACTATGTGGCCCGTGGCGCCGTGCGCTTTACCCTCGGGCGCGAGACGACCGATGAGACTGTTGACGCCGTGCTCGCCGTCATCGCGGACGTGGTGTCCCGCGCCCGCCTCGCCGGGATGGCCGGCTAGCTCGCCGTTTCCTCTTCGCGCTGGGAGGCCGCCCACACCCGGATGGCCTCCATCGCGTCCTTGGCCTTGAGCTGGGGCAGATAGCAGCTGGACACCGCCAGGCCGATGGCCGGCAGCGAGAGTTCATCGCGGTAGCACAAGAACCACGAGTGGTGCTCGGGGTGGAACTTGTATTTTGAGGCGGCCAGGGAGCGGAAGCCGTAGAGCGGCTCCATGGTCTCGCCGACTTTGTCCAAGGTGACGTCGAGAAGCCCGCGGGACTCGGCCACCTCGGAGGTTGCCAGCGGGGCGCCGGAGAGCGAGATCCACTGGAGCCCTTCCGCCGCGGCAATGAGCAGGGCCTCGGCCAGCAGGTATTCGATGACGGGCCGGAAGCCCTCGGCATTGCGGCGCATCACATCGAGGGTGTAGCCGACCACGTGGCCCTTCTCGTAGACGGGCAGCCAGCTGGTAATGCCGTGGAGGGTGCCGTCCTCGCCCACGGCGAGCAACATCTTGGTCCCGTCGATTCCCAGCTCGGGGACTGCACCGAGCGTGAAGCCCATCTCGGGCAGGGATTTTTCTGATACCCACTGCTCGGACAGCTCGATGATCTTCTCGCGCAGTTCCGGGCCCGCGTCCTCCCACGTTGTCCAGACGGTGGAGATGCCCTCTTTGGGCGCGCGGTTTCGGGCGGTGCGGATGTTCTGGAATTTCTTGCCCTTGAACTCGGTGTCGGCGGTGGACAGGATTGATTCCTCGGCCACGTGCACCTGTTGGAATCCGCGGGAGGAGCGCTCCTCGGCGAAATCGGCCGACACGGAGTACCAGGCGGGCTGCCAACCTTGGGAGGTGGCGAAGGTTTCGAATTGGTCCGCGACCTCGTCCCGGTTGCCCTCGGCTCCGACGATGGGGCCGCCGACGGTCACCGCGATGCCGTTGTGCACCCGGTAGGCGACATAGCCGTCCTCGGCGAACCAGTATTGGTTGTTGTCCCACAGGGTCATCCAGGACAGGTGGTCGCCGGTGCCGGACTCGAGGATCTGCTGCGCGCGGGCCTGGTCAGCGGCGGTTGAGCGGTTGGGTACGCTCATGAGCAATCGGTAGAGCGCGTAGGCGGTGACCAGCCAGAATACGACCCCGACCCAGCTGTACAGCGCCCACGTGGCCGAGGTGGTGGGGATGAGATAGTAGGTGTAGAGCTGCCCCAGCGCCGGCGGGAGGAAGCGGTTGGGCAATTCCTCGAACGCGAGCGCCCAGGTCGCGGTCGTGTGGAAGCCGCCACGCAGCACCATGGCACCGATGAGCCAGGCCGCGGCAGTGAGCACCCAGGTGCCGACGACGAGGCCTGCACCGCGGGCGAGACGCGAGACGTCGATACGCACGGCGAACAGTCGACGGGTGAGGATGAGCAGGAGAGTGACCAGCAGCCACGGTGCCACGATGAGGAGCAGGTTGATAATGAGCAGGGCTCCGTCGGGCGCGTCGCTGAGCAGGTAGAGCTGGTTGAGGACGGCGAACATGGTGACCAGCTGGGCGGCGATGGACAGCCACCAAGCGAGGCGTCGTCCGCGCATGAGGCCAAGCGCGATGACGACCTGCAGGATCAGGGGCATGAGGTTGGCCAGCAGGGAACCGAAGCCGGATTGCTGGAGCATGAGGATGGCATCGGTGCATTCGCGGCTGCTGCTGTCCAACGCGCAGAGGAAGTAGGCCTGGTCCTCGGAGATGTCCGGCTGCCAGATGAAGGATGTCACTGCTGCGAACGGACCCTCCGCCCGGGGGTTGAGCCCGGCGAGGACGGGGCCGAGCGAGGCGGCGATGACGATGACGGTGACGAGGATGCGGCCCTCACGCAGGGAGACAGACATGGAGGGGCGGGTGCGGCCTTGGAACCATAGCCGCCCGGCGAGAATGCCGCCGATGGTGGCGATCCAGGCGACGACATCGGACAGCGTCCCGGTGAAGAGCAGCAAGGTGGTGGCGAGGGTGACCAGGATGAGCCGGGTGCGGCGGCGCCACAGCAGCGGCATAGCGCCCGAGGCGACGGCCAGGGTGCCGAAGATCCACGGGGAGGGGGAGAGGAACGTATCTTGCAGCAGCTCGGTACCCCAGTGGTTGAGGCCGGTGCTATCGATCGGGGCGGCAAGGACGACGCCCAGGGGGGTGGCGATGGCGTAGGACGCCAACGCCACGAGCGCGAAACGCCGGGTACCCAGGACCCGCTCGGCGGGCAGGGCGAAGGCGAGGATGCCCAAGGTGGCCAGCAGTGCCCCGCCGCGTGTCGACGCCGTCAATCCTGCCGTCAGCAGGTGCGTATCCAGAAGGTAGAGAGGTCGGCTGATGCCCAAGGTGGCCAGGAGATCATCGGTGTTGGGGCCGACCATCTCCCGGAGGATCCACAACACGGCCAGCAACAGAAGGCTCAGGGGGGCGAAGCGAAAGGTCTTTCCGACCTGACGGAGGGCATACTGCAGTTTTTCTTTCATACCAGTTCGTCTCTCGGGGTTATAGGCCACCGCGCTGGGCGGCCCACTCGAAGGTCTCTACCAATGCCACGCGCCACACCTGATAGGAGTGTCCGCCGGGGACCGTCTCATACGTGGTGGTCATTCCGGCTTTCTGCGCGAGATCGTTGAGGTGCTGCAGGGCTTCCTCTGCGGATGGGTCATCCTCACCGGCGACGAAGCGGCCCTGAGTAGTGGGGTAGCGGTTGTTGGCCAGCAGGGTTGCCGGGTTAACGGCGTCGAAGGCGGCCTCGTCACCGCCGAACAGGGTGTCAATGGTTTGTTGGCGAGTCCCCAGCGACGGCTCGGCCTGGCCGGAAAAATCGAGGAAGGAGCCGTAAGAGTCGGGGTGATTGGTCACAATCTGCAAGGCACAGGTGCCGCCGTAGCTCAAGCCGCCGATGGTCCAGCGCGACTGGTCAGCGACGACGCGGAACTTCTCCTTGACCATCTGCGGAACCTCACTAGACAGGTAGGTGTCCACCTTGTCCTTGGGCCCATCCACGCAACCCGGATTGCCGGTGAGTGATCCGGTGGCATCGACACTGATGACGATGGGGGAGAGACCGTCATGGGTGGACTGGTAGTCATCCGCGGTCTGCGAGGCCTCGCCCGCGCCGAACCATTGCGCCGGCTTGCCGGGATTACCCGCCAGAAGGACTAAAACGGGCAGCTCGCGGTCCGGCTTCGACCAATAGGCCGGCGGGACGTACGCCATGGCGTCGCGGGCGGCGAACCCGGGCGTGTGCATCGGCACAGTAACCAACGCACCGACTTCCCGGTCATTGACCGTGGGGGCAACCTGTTGGTTACGGAACTGATCGTAGGTCATCTCGACGGTCACGGGAATGGGATTGAGCGAGCGCAGCGTGGGGTACTGCTGGTAAATCACATTGGCCACCGCCCCGGCGTTGACCAGAGCAATGATCGCGAGAATACCCACCAGCCAGCGCCGCTGAACGATGGCGCACACCAGGACAAAGACGGCCGCCGACCCCGCGACGTACACCACCGCCGGGACCTTGTCTGGGAACGGATGCCACAGCTTTTCCAAGACGAACCAGACGATGACGCCGGTGAGGGCCGAACCGATGAGCGGATACCAGCGGGGCTTGCCCAACAGCGCAACCAGGGTGGTCACCACCGCGATGACCGCGATAAAGATTTGGGCAGTGGTGTCAGTTAGCGACACCAGAGGCAAGTGAATCATGGGCTTTAGTATGCGGCACCGAACATATTCCCGCGCTATCGACGGGCGAACTATCTGAAAATTCTTAAGTTTTGAACAGGGAGCAAGGACTACACTCGCTCCCGTGCCTTCACTCTTGGGATTGGTCCCCCGGCTCTTGCCGCGACCCCGCGCGACGTCGGACGGGGATCGCGTCGTGGTGTTATTACACGGCACCGGCTCCGAACCAGGTGTATTCCACAAGCTTGCCCGTGCCTTGCGCGCCCATGACATCCGCCCGCTTGCCCTGGCCTATGGCCGGCGCGGCACCGAAGACCTCGACCGCTCCGTGGAGGACATCGAACGTCAATTGCTCCAGATTGAGGCCCCGACCTTCGACATCGTCGGGCACTCTCTCGGTGGGTTGCTGGCCCTGAGGCTTGCGCACCGCCCCGCTCTGCGCGGCAGGATTGGAACGATCGTGGGCCTGGGCGCCGCCTGGCGCGGCGTTCCCGATCACGGGAGCCATCGCCTGACAAAAAAGGTGCTGGGCGAGTCCTTTGTCCAGGTCAAAACCGCTGAGCCTTTCCCCGCCGAGGTCCCGGAGGGAGTCACGATCGTCTCTATCGTCTCTGACGCGGACAAGGTCGTGCCCTCGTGGTCATCACGCCTGGGGCACGTCATTGAGCTCACCGGCGTCAGTCACAGCCGCCTTCTGCATGAGGTCCCGGTCGTTTTGGCCTCACTCGGGGTGCGGGCGCGCCCCTGAGAAAAACGCCCTCGTCCACGCCTCGTCTTTGTACTGGGCGGGAACCGCGCCACCGAGCAGGCGCCGGGCCAGCGCCCCCTCCCCGGGAAGCTCCGCATCTGAGCCCAGCAAAATGATGTTGCCGTAGCGGCGGCCTTTGAGCATCGCCGGATCAGCGATGACGGCGACGTGCTCGAACACCTCCGCCATGCCCGCCAACTCCGCCTTCGCATTGCTCAAATCAGGATGGTCGCCGCAGTTGGCCACGTACAACCCACCTGCCGAAAGGGAGGTGTTGACGGCGCGGAAGAACGACGGCGTCGATAAGCTTTGTGGCGTGACGGCGCCGGAAAAGACGTCCCGGATGATGATGTCCCGGCTGGCGGGATGAAACCCACGAGTAACCTCGCCGGCCTCACCGACGCGGATCTTCACCGTCGGGGCACGCGGGATGTCGAACCATTCGCGCACGTAAGCCGCCAATTTGGCATCGAGCTCCACCACCGTGTGCCGCGAGCTCGGCCACACATGCGCTAAGTAGCGGGCCATGGAGCAGGCCGCCCCACCAAGGTGCGTGACCCGGACCGAGGAAGGATCGGACACGACATCCTCGATGATCGCGGCCATCCACCGCATGTACTCGAAATCGAGCTGATCAGGCCGGCCGATCTGAATATGCGATGACGGCACGCCGTTGACCATGAGGGTCCAGGCATCCGGGTAAAAGTCATCCGGCACCAACTCAGCCGTGCCGGTGGAGATCTCATAGCTCCCCGTCGGCTTGTTTCGCGTTCTGCCCATGGCTGCCGAGTTTAGAGCAGGGAGTATTACACTGTGGGATCTGTACTCGATAGCGGGCAGGAAAATAGGGCACGAATATACGGAAGGAAACAATGCGCGTTCTGGTAGCGATGAGTGGCGGAGTCGATTCCTCGGTGGCCGCCGCCCGCATGGTGGAAGCGGGGCACGACGTCGTGGGCGTCCACCTCGCACTGTCACGCGATCCGCAGGCAGTGCGTGAATCCTCCCGTGGTTGCTGTTCGCTCGAGGATTCAGCCGATGCGCGCCGGGTGTGCGACAAGCTGGGTATCCCTTTCTATGTGTGGGACTTTTCCGATCGCTTCCAGGCCGACGTCATCGATGATTTCGTCGCCTCCTATGAGGTGGGGGAGACCCCGAACCCCTGCCTGCGCTGCAACGAGAAGATCAAGTTTGCCGCGCTCCTCGAACGGGGCTTGGCCTTGGGGTTTGATGCCGTGGCTACCGGCCACTACGCCTCCATCGATGCCGATGGTCACCTGCGCCGTTCCACCGATCCCGACAAGGATCAGTCCTATGTCCTTGGTGTGCTCACTCGCCACGAACTCGAGCATTGCCTCTTTCCCATCGGGGATACGCCCAAGCCGCTCATCCGCGAGGAGGCCGCCCGCCACGGCTTTTCCACGGCGTCGAAGCCCGATTCCTATGACATTTGCTTCATCCCCGACGGCAACACCCAAGCCTTCCTCGGCGCGCGCATCGGCGTTCGTCCCGGCCTCATCGTGGACACATCGGGAACGCCGTTGAAGGAGCACGACGGCGCCTGGAACTACACCATCGGACAACGTAAGGGCCTTGACCTGCGCAACCCGGCCGACGATGGTCGCCCGCGTTACGTCACGGATATCGACGCCGCCACCGGCACCGTCACCGTCGGGCCCCGCGCCGCGCTTGCCGTCACCGGAATCACCGCCGACCGGCTCAAGGTGCTGCACCCGGCCATGACCGGATCCTTGGACGCGATCGTGCAGGTCCGGGCCCATGGTGGCATCGCTGCCTGCCGCGCCGTCATCGACGGCGACACCATGACGCTGACCTTGGACAGCCCGTTGCAGGGTGTTGCGCGCGGCCAGGCCGCAGTACTGTACCTGCCCGACCCGGACGGGGACATTGTCCTCGGGTCCGGAACGATCAGCGGCACCCGATGACCGCGTATGGCTTGGGCGTCCTCCCCGGCACCTCGCTTATCGACGCCGCCGATGTCATCATCTCCGAAACCGGCCAGCTTCCGCACATCCCCCAACTTCCCGCCCGCGGGATCAGCTCCGATGCGGTCGGCCGCACGGCCGCCCTGCTCGAATCAGTAAGCGTCGATCGGGGACCCCGCTCCTGGATCCTCACTGACCGCCCCCAGCTGCTCACCCGACGCGTCGAGGACCAACTATCCCGCGACCTCGATGGCTGCGAAGAGGCCTGGGGTACCACTCTGGAGACGGTCAAGGTGCAGGTCACAGGCCCCTGGACGTTGGCCGGTTCCATCGAATTGGCCAACGGTCACCGCGTGCTCACCGATGGCGGCGCTCTCCGCGATCTCGCGGATGCCCTCATCGAGGGAATTCGCACCCACATGGCCGATGTCCACCGTCGGTTCGGAGCCGAGGTCATCGTGCAGCTGGATGAGCCGTTGCTGCCGATTGTCAACGTCGGCATGCCCGGCGCTTCCGACTTCCACCCCGTCCGCCCCGTCCACGCCAAGGACCTCGCCGAGCTGCTGTCCCGAGTCGTGGGGGGAGTACCGGGTCCGGTCTATCTCAACCAGACCGGCTACGCCCCGCTGTGGTCCGTCGCCCGCGAGTCGGGGGTAGAAACCGTCCAGGTCACCGTAGACCAGGTGTCCGGCACCACCCAGCTCGATTCGCTGGGCCAAGCAATCAGCTCCGGCCTGCGAGTCGGGCTCGGAATCACCACCCCGCGCGCCACGGAGTGCGAGGTCATGGGCCAGATCGCCCGGCTGTGGGATGAACTCGGCCTCGACCCCGCGCTGCTGGACACCCAGGTGGACATCCACCCGCGGGGAGGCTTCCCCACGGGATCGCTTCTCGACGCCGCCCGGGCCTACCGCCTCGCCGCCGCGATCCGGCCCGCGGAGGCTCTTTCTTAACGGAGAAAACGCCGGGGAGGTGATGCTCACCACGGTGGGTGATGAATATAAGGTTATCCTCCATGGCCGTGTCCCCGCAGTCTCAGCAGTCTCAGCAGCCGGAGCTCCCGCCGGTGGGTCCCGCGTGGGCTGGCACCCTCATGGGCACCTCCATCTCGTCGACGCTGAGCCTCATTCACGGATGGACGTGGCTGGCCTATGGCTTTCTCGTCATCGCCACCGTTGTCCTCGTCGTGTTGAGTATGGGCTGGCTAAGACACCGCAACCCGGGTTTTCACCAGGAGTTCATGGGCCCGTGGGGCATGGTCGCCATGGGCGTGCTGGCACTGGGAGCTGCCTGGACCGGTGTCACTGGAATGTGGAGCTTCCAACTCATCGCCTACGCGATCGCCTTGCCGCTGGGCCTGATCACCTGCCTGTGGCAGCTGCGTAAGTTCTCTGGCGCCCCGACGTTCCTCTGGGGGCTTGGCTTGGTGGCTCCCATGGTCGCGGCGACCTCGGGCGGGCAGCTCTTTGCTGCGGGGGTGTTGCCACGGGCCTTCTGGGTGATCTCGGTGGGCTGTTTCGCCCTCAGCTTCCTCACGGCCGTGCCCACCTTCGCCCGGGTCTACCTCGCCCTCATTCGGCGAACGACCTCCATTCCCGCGAGCATGGCCGGAAGCACGTGGATTCCCCTGGGCATCGCCGGGCAGTCCACCGCCGCCGCCCAGGTCCTCTTTTTCGGCGACAAGGCAGCGGTCATCTACGGCACGACCTTCTTCGTCGTGGCCATACCCATGTTCATCTATGCCGCTTATCGATACTGGGGAGCTGCCTTCACGTGGGCCAACTATTCCCCGGCGTGGTGGGGCGCCACCTTCCCCATTGGCACGATGAGCCTGGGCTGCCACTACCTTTCCTTGGCCACCGGCCTGGGATGGTGGGATGCCCTCAGCAGGATTTTCCTCGCCCTGGTGATCATCCACCTCTCCCTCAACACAGTTCGGGCCCTTAAGACTGCATAGGCCAACTCGTGTTGACCGTCTTCGGGTCCTTGCCCTGGCCTTCTAGGTAGCGGGCGAAATCCTTCTGCCGCTCGTAGTAGCCCACCGCCTGCGTTTCCATGAGCTCATCCGAATCCATGGTTCCCAACTCCGGCCACTGCTTCACCTGCTTCCAGGCAATCCGCGCGGCAGCCAACGCATCGGAGGTGGCCTCATGCGCATTTTCTAGCCGCACGCCATAGTGCTCCGACAAATCAGTCAGCGTTCGACGCCCAGGGCGGTAGCGGTCCTTGATCTTGTCCACCACGAATGGATCAAACACCGGTCCGGTGACAGTGAAATCACCGGTGAGCTTGCGCAAGACCGTCAGATCGTAGCTGGCATTAAACACCACGAGGGTGAGGCCATCCGCCCAGGCCTGCCGAATGGCCTGCACCGTATCCGCGAGCACTTCATCGTGGGGGCGGCCCTCGGCCCGAGCCTTCTCCGTGGTGATGCCGTGAATCTTCGCGGCCCCCTCCGGGATCTCCACCCCCGGATCGGCGAGGTGCTCGACGGCGCTGACATCCCTGCCATCAATGCGCACGAGGGCAGAGGTAACAATGCGTGCCTCCAGGGGGTTGGCGGAGGTGGTTTCCAAGTCAAAAGACAGCATTCGGGTGGCGTCGAAGTTCATGCCACTCACCCTAGCTTGCGCCCCAGACATGAATAGGCGAACGCCGCTGCATGCGCTGCTAGCAGCAGCGCAATGATCCACCACACCTCCACCCAGGGCAGCTTCCACGTCGCACTGATGATGAAGGCAAGCAACCACGTCGCCACCAGATCAGTCAACGAGGGGCGTTTCCGGAGAGACAGCACCAGGCTGCCGATGAGAAACAGGGCCAATCCCCAACCGATGAGCGCTCCCATTTAGATCGACCCCCACAGTGCGTACGCAATGTCCTCGACCCCGAGGTCAGTGTCACCGACGACGTACACCGCCTTGTTCGTGGCGCGATCCACAATGAGTATCGAAGAATAGCCAAAGGTCCCGCCATTGTGGGCCCGCGAGCCGTCCTCGCGCACGACCCAAGCAACGTCGGGGACAGTAGCGTGGCGGGCATATCGGGCCATATCGGCGGCGGTGGACCGCAGGCCGCCGGCCGGGAGGTAACTATCCATCTCCCAGGGCTCGGCTTCGCGGCCCGCAGCATTAAAGCCGCGGGGAGCATCTGGGGGCACGGAGCCGAACGTCATGAGGTAGCTGTCATCCATCCCGCTGGGGCCGAGGACTACGTCGTGGAGCAATTCTTCATAGGTGGTTCCCGCTTCCATGGCGAGGAGGTGACCCAACAAGGCGCTTCCCAGATTGGAATAGTTAAACTCACCGCGCTGGGAAAGCTCACTATCGGCGACCTCGGCCAGCAGCTCGTCGCGAGTGTGACCAGCGTAAGGGTTCCCGGCAGTCATCTGTAGGTAGATATCGCGGAACACGTTGGTCTTTCCCAGCCGGGGGAGCCCAGAGGTGTGATCGGCCAGCTCCCGCAGGGTGACATCAGCAATAGGCGCGCCGGGGACGTCGATGATCTCCCCGACGGTCTGCGAAT is a window from the Corynebacterium testudinoris genome containing:
- a CDS encoding THUMP-like domain-containing protein, whose protein sequence is MSFTRAEVAFLAAHQAEIIDATQSLQLTAKSTLNDATALRARFGDHGRAVAELARARRAGVGKFPSTWLTDLDAAQQATPEPVARLRAQRLARALGPGALVHDVTCSVGTEGASISTNGLRYLGSDLDPVRLRMAQHNLLGAWLAQADALRPISAPDVVVADPARRAGGKRITHPDQMLPPLPDLQAAWHSTEMAIKCAPGLDYSGWEGLVSIASVDGGVKEACLYTPGLAGAETREAVIIHHGEVDRITDLEPDDVTAGAPGKYLIDPDGAVVRAGLVRHYAHREGLWMLDERIAYLTGDRIPAGRSGFQIVEVVALKKLKAALQAHDAGSVEILVRGVNVDPDVLRKKLKLTGSQPMAVVCTRIGRQGVALICHARQA
- a CDS encoding electron transfer flavoprotein subunit beta/FixA family protein, with product MPTIVALVKHVPDTWSLKTLEGDNTLDRVNVDSVIDEINEYAMELALQLRDAQEGYRVVALTVGPDGADEALRKALAMGADDAVHVRDEAIAGSDVMGTTWIITNALNTIDDVAIIVAGNSSSDGAMGALPGILAEYRQVPALTNVRSATLDGSTVTAVRESAEGHYELSAPLPVILSVTDKAAKPRFPNFKGLMAAKKHEITVLDLAAIGVAPEQVGLAHSSTAVTAATTRPARTAGEVIRGDDTAAQIAEYLVAEKFL
- a CDS encoding electron transfer flavoprotein subunit alpha/FixB family protein, with translation MSTVYVLVEPNSPVTAELITAARVLGEVTAVTTDQAAAPELAELGATTVVVATAPDADTRLILPQVDALSMLAAGNPGPIVIAAGPTGNEIAGRLAARLASGVLCDVVGINADRTAAQSVFGDSVQVSAAVGGASPIYTLRPGAVEPAPIPAAGTVSLLQLPAATAKDAVVTSFTPAERGDRPELAQAKIVIAGGRGVGSAEGFTDLVEKLADALGGAVGATRDAVDLEYYDGAYQIGQTGVTVSPDLYIGLGISGAIQHTSGMQTARKIVVINNDEDAPIFQIADLGIVGDVNEIVPALVAEIAARRS
- a CDS encoding cysteine desulfurase family protein, which gives rise to MTHFLDHAATMPMRQVAIDAWVTHAQALNPGSQYGSGRQARSVLDTARERIAELLGADPIEVIFTASGTEADNLAVTGLYAASPLDRIITTPIEHPAVLATVRATGATVDLLPVDAGGHVHDLSLLDTPAALVACMWANNETGAIQPVASIVEAAGETPVHVDAVQVAGRLPIDFHALGATTLAASAHKFGGPRGAGLLLTRRSPAPLPVLHGGGQERGIRPGTLDVASAAAIAAALEEAVGEMDAEILRLSGLRDRLRSGICELVPDVIVHTAEPALPGHLHLSFPGAEGDSLIMLLDQAGIEASTGSACSSGVNRASDVLLAAGVSDYVARGAVRFTLGRETTDETVDAVLAVIADVVSRARLAGMAG
- a CDS encoding bifunctional lysylphosphatidylglycerol flippase/synthetase MprF, whose translation is MKEKLQYALRQVGKTFRFAPLSLLLLAVLWILREMVGPNTDDLLATLGISRPLYLLDTHLLTAGLTASTRGGALLATLGILAFALPAERVLGTRRFALVALASYAIATPLGVVLAAPIDSTGLNHWGTELLQDTFLSPSPWIFGTLAVASGAMPLLWRRRTRLILVTLATTLLLFTGTLSDVVAWIATIGGILAGRLWFQGRTRPSMSVSLREGRILVTVIVIAASLGPVLAGLNPRAEGPFAAVTSFIWQPDISEDQAYFLCALDSSSRECTDAILMLQQSGFGSLLANLMPLILQVVIALGLMRGRRLAWWLSIAAQLVTMFAVLNQLYLLSDAPDGALLIINLLLIVAPWLLVTLLLILTRRLFAVRIDVSRLARGAGLVVGTWVLTAAAWLIGAMVLRGGFHTTATWALAFEELPNRFLPPALGQLYTYYLIPTTSATWALYSWVGVVFWLVTAYALYRLLMSVPNRSTAADQARAQQILESGTGDHLSWMTLWDNNQYWFAEDGYVAYRVHNGIAVTVGGPIVGAEGNRDEVADQFETFATSQGWQPAWYSVSADFAEERSSRGFQQVHVAEESILSTADTEFKGKKFQNIRTARNRAPKEGISTVWTTWEDAGPELREKIIELSEQWVSEKSLPEMGFTLGAVPELGIDGTKMLLAVGEDGTLHGITSWLPVYEKGHVVGYTLDVMRRNAEGFRPVIEYLLAEALLIAAAEGLQWISLSGAPLATSEVAESRGLLDVTLDKVGETMEPLYGFRSLAASKYKFHPEHHSWFLCYRDELSLPAIGLAVSSCYLPQLKAKDAMEAIRVWAASQREEETAS